The genomic segment AAGAAAGTACAACTTTTGCATCATCATTCTTTAAAGCATAAAATAACCCCCATATAATGAAAAACCAATTAAACAGAAAGAGTACATACAAAACATAATCAAACAATCCGATATTAAATAAAGGAGATGTATAAAACGCAGACAGCATGACATATAGTAGTAATAATATATTATTCTTTTTTATTTTTAACAACATAGCTAATCACCGCTCTTAAGCCTTCTATTATTTCTTTTTAGCATCGCCTTTGACATAATACTTGGTGAAATAAAATATAAAATACACGCAATTTTATTCTTAAATCTCCTTTCATACTTAAGAGGAATACCAATATTGCGACGTAACAATTTAACATATTTTTTGTATACTTCTTCATTATCATCAACAGAATTCGTTTTTACAAGCCCGTCAATAATGCTATGGTTGTATCCATACAAATGCAGTTCCCACTCATTTTTAACGCTATCAGAAAAAGAATCTATTATTTCTTTCTGTAATTCCATTGATTTAATTCCACATAAAAAACTCTTTAAATTGAAGGCTCGCATAGCGCTTTCTTGATTTGGAGTTTGGTGATACAAGGATTTCTTACAAACGGCAATCTCATTTGTGTATTTTAAGCATTCAATGTTAAATAACATTCCTTCCCCAAACCATATTGCTTCATTAAATCGAATTTGATTTTTATCTAAAAAAACTTTACTATAAATCTTATTCCAAACTGCTACAAATATATCTCCGTTGTATATGGATCCAGCTGCTATATTCTTATCTATAATAGTAAAATCATTACTGTCTATATTTGTTCTGCCGGAATCATAATAATAATTATAATTCATTCCAATTGAATGGTTCGATTCAACAATCATATTTACAAAAAATGATACATATGACGGATCAACCCAATCATCTCCATCGACAAACATAATGTAATCACCATTTGAATGATTAATTCCTACATTTCGAGCAGAGGATACGCCTCCATTTGTTTTGTGTATTGCCTTTATTCGTTTATCTCTCTGAGCTAAATCATCTATTAATTCAGGAGATCTATCTGGTGATCCATCATCAACTAAAATAATTTCTATATTATTATAATTCTGATTACATAATGACTCGACGCCCTTAACAATATATTTTTCAACATTATATATTGGCACGATGATACTAACCAAAGGTTCTTTTTTCACTATAGATTAACCCACCTTTCTTTTCACAAACTTGTTGATAATTCCTCTCAGAATAGTGGTCCAATAATTGGCATAAATAATCATAGCAATTACTAGAAGTATAATCTGGATTGTTATGCCAACATAATTATCAATAAACATTATTAGCGATGAACTTAGTAATAAAATAGTCCCCATGATGAATTCATTATTTTTAATATTAAAACGTATATACTTACGAGTATGAAAATATCTAAACAAGAATACAACAATATAACTAATACATGTAGCAATAGCAGCACCATATACTCGGAATTTTGGAATCAAAAGAAAATTCAAGCCAATGTTTACTACCGCTCCAATAGTTGCCGAAATTAAAAATCCTTTACTATCTTTATGAACATTATAAGTTGTTGACATAAACGTGCCTAACGTCAAATACACACAACCAATCACTAAAAAAGGTGTATATTTCCAGGCAACATAATATGATTTCTCTACATAA from the Blautia wexlerae DSM 19850 genome contains:
- a CDS encoding glycosyltransferase family 2 protein, which produces MKKEPLVSIIVPIYNVEKYIVKGVESLCNQNYNNIEIILVDDGSPDRSPELIDDLAQRDKRIKAIHKTNGGVSSARNVGINHSNGDYIMFVDGDDWVDPSYVSFFVNMIVESNHSIGMNYNYYYDSGRTNIDSNDFTIIDKNIAAGSIYNGDIFVAVWNKIYSKVFLDKNQIRFNEAIWFGEGMLFNIECLKYTNEIAVCKKSLYHQTPNQESAMRAFNLKSFLCGIKSMELQKEIIDSFSDSVKNEWELHLYGYNHSIIDGLVKTNSVDDNEEVYKKYVKLLRRNIGIPLKYERRFKNKIACILYFISPSIMSKAMLKRNNRRLKSGD